A window of the Lujinxingia vulgaris genome harbors these coding sequences:
- the aat gene encoding leucyl/phenylalanyl-tRNA--protein transferase: MDETRPSAQLLLSAYAQGIFPMAHPEQEGRIYWYAPDPRAILPLDGLRISRRFRQTLRKKPFEIRFNTDFEGVIEACAEPRPGQPQTWISEGIKEVYTELHRLGFAHCVEAWEGDRLVGGLYGVALAGLFAGESMFHRATDASKICLVHLVERLNARGFSLLDVQFQTSHLERLGVIEISREAYEARLVEALKLECSFA, from the coding sequence ATGGATGAGACGCGCCCCTCCGCACAGCTTTTGCTCTCGGCCTACGCCCAGGGGATTTTCCCGATGGCGCATCCCGAGCAGGAGGGGCGCATCTACTGGTATGCGCCCGATCCGCGCGCGATTCTGCCGCTGGACGGCCTGCGCATCTCGCGGCGTTTTCGGCAGACCTTGCGCAAGAAACCCTTTGAGATTCGTTTCAACACGGATTTTGAGGGTGTCATCGAAGCCTGCGCGGAGCCGCGGCCCGGCCAGCCGCAGACGTGGATCTCCGAAGGGATCAAAGAGGTCTACACCGAGCTTCACCGGCTGGGCTTTGCCCACTGTGTCGAAGCCTGGGAGGGTGATCGCCTGGTGGGCGGGCTCTATGGCGTGGCGCTGGCCGGGCTTTTTGCCGGTGAGTCGATGTTTCATCGGGCGACCGACGCCTCGAAGATCTGCCTTGTGCATCTGGTCGAGCGGCTTAACGCGCGGGGATTTAGCCTGCTCGATGTGCAGTTTCAGACCTCGCACCTGGAGCGGCTGGGGGTGATCGAAATCAGCCGCGAGGCGTATGAGGCCAGGCTGGTCGAGGCGCTCAAGCTGGAGTGCAGCTTTGCGTAA
- a CDS encoding macro domain-containing protein: MEDSKRHLIVTQGDITLISMPEGALVNPSNTGLILNSGGNSDNTVSNAIARRGGPFMQQTLHMARSGLRNNRLEPGRAVDTEAGQLPVKRLIHVSIVGAKKINARLVSNAILNAYDLADELELKELAFPAIGLQMGGITLEEFMDIFWRITAEELPRLKNVKQVYLCLFSGEEYELGSAYAEKNVDELPESIDLEISESGFARGLFG; encoded by the coding sequence ATGGAAGATTCCAAACGCCATCTCATCGTCACCCAGGGTGATATCACGCTGATCTCGATGCCCGAGGGGGCGCTGGTCAACCCGTCGAACACCGGGCTGATCCTCAACAGCGGCGGCAACAGCGACAACACCGTGAGCAACGCGATTGCGCGCCGCGGCGGTCCTTTTATGCAGCAGACTCTGCATATGGCGCGCAGCGGGCTGCGCAACAACCGCCTGGAGCCGGGCCGCGCCGTCGACACCGAAGCCGGGCAGCTGCCGGTCAAGCGCCTGATCCACGTCTCGATCGTGGGTGCCAAGAAGATCAATGCGCGCCTGGTGTCCAACGCCATCCTCAACGCCTACGACCTGGCCGATGAGCTGGAGCTCAAAGAGCTGGCGTTTCCGGCGATCGGCCTGCAGATGGGCGGCATCACGCTGGAGGAGTTCATGGACATCTTCTGGCGCATCACCGCCGAAGAACTCCCGCGTCTCAAAAACGTCAAGCAGGTCTACCTCTGCCTCTTCAGTGGCGAGGAGTACGAGCTGGGGAGCGCGTACGCCGAGAAGAACGTCGATGAGCTTCCGGAGTCGATCGACCTTGAGATCAGCGAGTCGGGCTTTGCGCGCGGGCTCTTTGGTTGA